From the Maioricimonas rarisocia genome, one window contains:
- a CDS encoding DUF1501 domain-containing protein: protein MNRSTNFGMSRRHFMSHMAAGSAMTLGATGFLSHLQANAAEVRRNQKACILVWLGGGAPTIDMWDLKPNSKNGGEFQPISTAGDLQISEHLPEVAKVMDRLSVVRSMSTREADHMRGTYYMHTAFVPNPTVVHPSFGSVVSHELGPKRKDLEIPAFVSIGGGGMSPGFLDMTHAPFVVDSRGQIRNANMEGMNRQRLAQRLEMFSVVEDTFIRSDRGEVGQAHKDVYKKAVQLMTSEQMRAFRVEEEQQNVRQAYGSNAFGDSLVMARRLVEIGVPFIEVRFPGGWDLHQNVFTTLRDQRLPMLDQGLAALTRDLTDRGMLDDTVIVCMGEFGRTPRINQNVGRDHWATSWSVLAGGGGLNSGLAVGETDQDGVRILSQSYLPGDLWATVAHALRIPLDTVHTSKRGRPMRLANGGTPIKELIS, encoded by the coding sequence ATGAATCGCTCCACCAACTTCGGCATGTCGCGACGGCACTTCATGAGCCATATGGCCGCCGGCAGCGCCATGACGCTCGGTGCCACCGGTTTCCTGTCGCACCTGCAGGCCAACGCCGCGGAAGTCCGCCGCAATCAGAAGGCCTGCATCCTGGTCTGGCTCGGCGGCGGTGCTCCCACGATCGACATGTGGGATCTGAAGCCGAATTCCAAGAACGGCGGCGAGTTCCAGCCGATTTCCACCGCAGGGGATCTGCAGATCAGCGAGCACCTGCCGGAAGTCGCCAAGGTGATGGATCGCCTCTCGGTCGTCCGCTCGATGAGCACCCGCGAAGCGGACCACATGCGGGGCACCTACTACATGCACACGGCGTTCGTCCCGAACCCGACCGTGGTGCACCCCTCCTTCGGCTCGGTGGTCAGTCACGAACTGGGACCGAAGCGGAAGGACCTGGAGATTCCCGCCTTCGTTTCGATCGGTGGCGGCGGCATGAGCCCCGGCTTCCTCGACATGACGCACGCCCCGTTCGTCGTCGACAGCCGCGGTCAAATCCGCAACGCCAACATGGAAGGCATGAACCGCCAGCGGCTCGCTCAGCGGCTGGAGATGTTCAGTGTCGTCGAAGACACCTTCATCCGCTCTGATCGCGGTGAAGTCGGTCAGGCTCACAAGGACGTCTACAAGAAGGCTGTCCAGCTGATGACCTCTGAGCAGATGCGGGCCTTCCGCGTCGAAGAGGAGCAGCAGAACGTCCGTCAGGCCTACGGCAGCAACGCCTTTGGCGACAGCCTCGTGATGGCTCGCCGGCTCGTCGAGATCGGTGTGCCGTTCATCGAAGTCCGCTTCCCGGGCGGATGGGACCTGCACCAGAACGTCTTCACGACGCTCCGCGATCAGCGCCTGCCGATGCTCGACCAGGGTCTCGCCGCGCTGACCCGCGATCTGACCGATCGTGGCATGCTCGACGATACCGTGATCGTCTGCATGGGCGAGTTCGGTCGGACTCCGCGTATCAATCAGAACGTCGGCCGTGATCACTGGGCCACCAGCTGGTCGGTCCTCGCGGGAGGCGGCGGGCTCAACAGCGGCCTGGCCGTCGGTGAAACCGATCAGGACGGCGTCCGCATCCTCAGCCAGAGCTATCTGCCGGGCGACCTCTGGGCTACTGTCGCACACGCCCTGCGGATTCCGCTCGATACCGTGCACACCTCGAAGCGCGGCCGTCCGATGCGGCTCGCCAACGGCGGCACGCCGATCAAGGAACTGATCAGCTGA
- a CDS encoding DUF1549 and DUF1553 domain-containing protein, with product MMRTRWNGLWRTVATLVGATCLLTSSLSAAPQRDGAEAFTTGSSDPIIDYINERIRTVWEENEVKPSPHADDAEWLRRVYLDIVGHIPSGSELEAFLADEDPGKRARVIEELLEHPDYVRNFTTTWTNLALGRATPDRTSRPGMEKFFRESFARNRPWNEIVYDLMTAEGHFEENGAVNFLLGQLQGNPNSDDYAVEATARTTRLLLGLQIQCTQCHNHPFNRWEQNQFWEFNSFLRQIRRLDHDKYDPESGQMVDDYSELVFRDFTGPVYFETRSGLMKVAYPIYFDREVDANAGTNRREELARLMTEDDPNQWIARAMVNRMWGHFFGYGFTRPVDDMGPHNPPSHPELLDRLTDEFVKSGYDVKQLVRWICNSEAYNLTSTFNPDNEFDNPAAGEVPLFSHMYVKTLNAEQLYDSLLVATNAHQSGQSGYEQSERQRQRWLRDFLRIFGGNEEDEPTLFSGSIPQALLMMNGELVNKAISAEKGSYLYTVLADSRLRNDSARVQRLYQAALGRTPSRFELSKIQQLIRGNPDKVAAYQDLYWALLNSNEFIVNH from the coding sequence ATGATGCGGACACGATGGAATGGTCTGTGGCGGACCGTTGCGACTCTGGTGGGAGCAACGTGCCTGCTGACCAGTTCGCTTTCCGCAGCACCGCAACGCGATGGTGCAGAAGCGTTTACGACCGGTTCATCCGACCCGATCATCGACTACATCAACGAACGGATCCGGACGGTCTGGGAAGAGAACGAGGTCAAGCCGAGCCCGCACGCCGATGATGCCGAGTGGCTCCGCCGCGTGTACCTCGACATCGTCGGACACATCCCGTCGGGAAGCGAACTCGAAGCGTTCCTGGCGGACGAAGATCCCGGCAAGCGGGCGCGTGTGATCGAGGAGTTGCTCGAACATCCGGATTACGTCCGGAACTTCACGACGACCTGGACGAACCTGGCGCTTGGCCGGGCCACTCCGGATCGAACCAGCCGGCCCGGGATGGAAAAGTTCTTCCGGGAGAGCTTTGCCCGCAACCGCCCCTGGAACGAGATCGTTTACGATCTGATGACCGCCGAGGGGCATTTCGAAGAGAACGGTGCGGTCAACTTCCTGCTTGGCCAGCTGCAGGGGAACCCCAACAGCGACGACTACGCCGTCGAAGCGACTGCCCGCACGACGCGTCTGCTGCTGGGTCTGCAGATCCAGTGCACGCAGTGCCACAACCACCCGTTCAACCGCTGGGAACAGAACCAGTTCTGGGAGTTCAACAGCTTCCTGCGTCAGATCCGCCGTCTCGACCATGACAAGTACGATCCGGAATCGGGTCAGATGGTCGACGACTATTCGGAGCTTGTCTTCCGTGACTTCACCGGCCCGGTCTACTTCGAGACCCGCAGCGGACTGATGAAGGTCGCGTATCCGATCTACTTCGACCGCGAAGTGGACGCGAACGCCGGCACGAACCGTCGGGAAGAACTCGCCCGGCTGATGACCGAAGATGATCCGAATCAGTGGATCGCCCGGGCGATGGTCAATCGCATGTGGGGTCACTTCTTCGGCTACGGATTCACACGTCCCGTTGACGACATGGGACCGCACAACCCGCCGAGTCATCCGGAACTGCTGGACCGTCTCACCGACGAGTTCGTCAAGAGCGGCTACGACGTCAAGCAGCTGGTCCGCTGGATCTGCAACAGCGAGGCGTACAATCTGACCAGCACGTTCAACCCCGACAACGAGTTCGACAACCCCGCCGCCGGCGAGGTGCCGCTGTTCAGCCACATGTACGTCAAGACGCTCAACGCCGAGCAGCTGTACGACTCGCTGCTGGTGGCGACGAACGCACATCAGAGCGGACAGTCCGGATACGAACAGTCGGAACGTCAGCGGCAGCGGTGGCTGCGGGACTTCCTGCGGATCTTCGGCGGCAACGAAGAAGACGAGCCGACGCTGTTCAGCGGATCCATCCCTCAGGCGCTGCTGATGATGAATGGCGAACTGGTCAACAAGGCGATCAGTGCCGAGAAGGGAAGCTACCTGTACACGGTGCTCGCCGACAGTCGGCTGCGGAATGACAGCGCCCGTGTTCAACGACTGTACCAGGCCGCACTGGGACGGACGCCCAGCCGGTTCGAACTTTCGAAGATCCAGCAGCTGATTCGCGGCAATCCCGACAAGGTCGCCGCATATCAGGATCTCTACTGGGCACTGCTCAACTCCAACGAATTTATCGTCAACCACTGA